Within the Streptomyces sp. YIM 121038 genome, the region CAGTGGGGGACGACGTCCCGGAGCTCGTACGCCTGCGGGCGCTGCTGTTCGAGACCCTCGGCGGCGCGTTCTTCAACCCCACGGCAGGGGACGAGGAGTGGCGGCACCGACTCGCCGCGGTCCTCAAGGAGCAACTGGGTTCGGACGCCGTACGCATCCTGGTCGTGGACGGCGGGGACGGGCTCGCCGCCTGCGGCATCGGCACCATCGAGCAGCGGCTGCCGGGCCCGCACCTGCGCAACGGCCGGATCGGGTTCGTCCTCGGCGTGGTCACCGACCCCGCCCACCGGCGGCGCGGCCACAGCCGCGCGATCATGCGGGGGCTGCTCGACTGGTTCCGCGAGCAGGGTGCCGCCCGCGTCGACCTGCACGCCTCCCCCGACGGCGAACCCCTCTACCGCGACCT harbors:
- a CDS encoding GNAT family N-acetyltransferase, whose amino-acid sequence is MSRIRQAVGDDVPELVRLRALLFETLGGAFFNPTAGDEEWRHRLAAVLKEQLGSDAVRILVVDGGDGLAACGIGTIEQRLPGPHLRNGRIGFVLGVVTDPAHRRRGHSRAIMRGLLDWFREQGAARVDLHASPDGEPLYRDLGFTDHPDPALYWRP